A window of Rhododendron vialii isolate Sample 1 chromosome 11a, ASM3025357v1 genomic DNA:
TTTAATGGAGTATCTGATAGACACAATTTACGTCAGCTCTTCTCAGCCAAAACTGCGCTGACAATATAAAACCAGAATCTCACATGGAAACAGATTTTGCTCAATATTTCCATTCCTTATTCTTACCCACACCCCCCCTCCAAAACAACttcaacaaaacagaaaaaaaaaccccaacaaTAATACACTAACACCTAAGAATTGAGGAAAACTGAGAGGATAGTGGTCAGAGTTCTTGTCACTGCTACTGCCGTGTGTGTTAAGACGAGAATTAGTACAATCACATAATGTTAAAGCTTCTGCTATAAGAAAGTAATCCTCCACAGTCGCCGTAGTGCATTGATAAAGATTCATCCAGGCGTACGTAGAACAGCTCTATTTACAGAATAATAGAGGCATACCTGAACTCGTAAAATTCCTCAATGACGCAAATCCTAAGTTGTAACCCGATAAGTCCGTCAAATTAAAAGCTAACTACGTATGAACAATTGGCCCTTTGTGTAAACCTTCTACCTTTGTTAGACATCCCTTTTCCATACCATGTTGTCAACGTTGCCATCGTGTGCTTCCTCCAGCGCAGCAACCTTAGCCCTATGTGCTGTGAGGACAATGGCGCTCTTTCCCCTTTCTCCTTGAGAGAGTTCACATGCTTCGCCAAAGGTGCCAGACCTCAAGTCAGCTGGGGGGATGAAACAGTCTACTGATAATCCCGGTACATTGAACGCGACCTCTTCAATTGTCCAAGCTTCTTCCATCCTTGTCTTGCTATGGCTCGATGCCGTCTCACCAAACCTGAAAAGGGTCACCACTGAACGCCCTGAGTGTGCTATCATGATCCCTTCGACAGGTCTGTAATCATCAAGGAACGAGTTTATAGTGGTTTCCCAATAAACTGCTTCTCCACCATTGGACTGGATGCGTGTGAGGTGAGAATCCTCCATGTGGACAAGAAGGCCGGTCTTCTGGCTGAAGTAGCCAAACAAGACATGCCTTATAATCTCTGCTGGGCCCTCACTCCTTGCCTTCAAGGTCTGAGGATCAGCAGAAAGCTTGAGGATGAAGCAATCGTCGCCGTTGATCTTTTTCTCCCCAATACATCTTGCATCTGCGAACATACTAGCAGTCGTTCTCGGGTCAAGACCCTGTAAAACAACATGACATATAATTATCCAACTACgaaaatcctaaccaaaacaGGAGAGGATGCATAAATCGATAGCTATAGTCGAACTTCATGCATAATAACTATAGATGAATATTTTTCATTGTACTAAATCAAGAGTAAGAAAAGACTTTGATGACCACATTTTTTTCCGAAAACAAATTCGCATTCTTGGGCGTGTTCGTCCTAAGGAAAAACACAGTCGTAGAATTAAAGCAGGTACGTGTACATGAACATTTGTAGGAAGATTCACCTGAAGGGCACGTCGTAAAGGTCTGACGGGTCCTTTAGCAGTGTGGGCTCCAAGCCATGGCGTGTGCCTCCAGACGATCTTACCATTGCAGCCGGCACGAACCTTGCTTCCTCCAACTGCAAGCTCAACATACCACATGTCGGGATTCATTTGCCATAGAACAAATCCACCAGTCTCAGCATCTCTTGCTCCGTACCGATTTTTTGTTACCCTTGTTGCAGTTTCAAACTCAGAGGCTATCATCTTCACCTTTCCCATAGCATATGCATTCTGGATGGAGTTCTGCAACTTTTGCCCACCAGATGCAGCAGTATATTGCTGCAATATGTACTGGGCAGATGAAGTTTCCTGCAACAATAAGGAAATGGAAGGATGAGCAAATAATATGTATCTGACCCAATTGTGAGTTATGCAGGTGTAATTGTTTGGTGCTTTGAACAAAACCTTGGGTTGCAATTCTAAAAGTTAGGTAGTTTGCCAGTCCACCACGCCAGCACTCCAAGCAACACCAAGTTGATATGCAGCCTACGTTCCAATTTATCTTTACCCTTAAAAATGCCAAACATAGCATCCGTTTGATTGGTGATCTAAATAGTTGGGGCAAAAAGAAAGACAGAGAGGCGTGTTTAGGGATCAACACCCGTACATTTCACAAAAACCCTAGTAAATTTTGGAAGATAACCGTGAAAATATAGGATTCACACATCCAAATTGTAGTagtgtttctttttgtttattacAAGCGGTAGAAGAATACAAGTATCTGAATTACACCATATAGGACTACCAAAAATGGAAAGGCAAAAATGTTGGAATCCTGGATCTGTTGAATTTCCACCCCCCCATCTTCATCTCTCCTAGCCATAAAACAGGGGATTATTACCAGAaatgaaaggggaaaaaaagtgaATCACCACGTGGATCTGTTTCTTTTCCAGATAAGGTTAAACACAAGATCGCAGTGAgattaaagaaaaaggaaacaattaTGCTTATGCTCCCTTCATTGagtctgttcttttttttgatccgtcaTTGAGTCTGTTCATCTTAAAGCTCATCCAACTAAACCATATCTAAACTAGAATAGGGAAAGAACAAACGAAGTTGAGCTATGGcatgaaaagttgaaaactaTACTTAGTCAAACCGAcattttggagagggagagagagcagGGCTTCAAACGATTACCGAGGTGTTTGCGAGGCTCGACACTTCAACTCTCGGCTCTTTAGTAAATGAGTCAAACTAGAGTTTTAAGCGCGTTCAGTAAACGAGAGGAACTTGAGTTAGTTGTAACTAGACTCGCTTGTAAAAGCGCTCGTGTAATTAACAAACTGAGCTCGAACACCTCAATACTagatgagccgagctcgagctagatTAGTTTTTGaatgagccaagctcgaacacTTCAAacctcggctcgtttgcagccctgggagagagagagagagagagagagagagagagagtcactcACGATGGGAGTGTCTTTGATGCTGAGATGAGGCAAAGGCTCATTGGCGCTAACGTGCACGGGGGCAAGCGGAGCGCCCAAGACACCAAGCAAAAGCCTCAGATCAGACCTCCGATTAAAATTCGAAGCCATACTGGACGGAGTCCTCGAGAGTTGACCCATCATCCACTGCCCCAACCCGTGCCGCTTCGAGTCCCCGACCCCGCCGCTGTCGGGATCCGGACCCTCCATCAACGGCGTCAGCGTCTCGCCGACGCTCCCTGACCTCCCGATCGACGACGAATCGACGTTCGCCACGTGGCTCTGCCGCTGCTTGCTGCTCCGCCACATCATCGGTGACTTGCTCCGCGCGGGGCTCTTGGCGCGCGACCTCGCCGGGGATAGGCCTCGGACCACCTCGTCCTTCAGAGCGGAGAAGAAGCCCtgttttttctccatttcttaAAATACCCTAGGCGGAACGGAGAGATTTTTAGAAGGAACGAAACGAGCAGtctgttttctctctctgtttagTTATGTGGAGAAAGCGATAAGGAATGTGACTGAAGTCTACTCATAGGAATGAGATGAAGAGAATGCTGAAAATTCGGGAAGTAGGTAACTGTttggtaggagagagagagagagagagagagagagagagagagagatgattttcTCACTGGTTGGAGAAGTGAGGATTTGAAGAGGCACCGGTGGTTttagagaggaagagagagcgTGCGCGAAATGTGAACAGACTACtctgggggagagagagaataatgtggttagagagagagaggggaaattTTCCAGTGCCGAGCGGATATCACGTGGTGTCCGTTCGCGCATCCAAATTGTCTATTGCGTGTTTGAATGgcttagatttggagagaaaaaaagttttgggaTGGAAGGAGAAAGAGGATTTCAATCGAGCCGTCTAAAAAATGTATCGGATTGCTCGAATGCACCGAACGGAATCCACGAAGAATATACCCGGACGGCACTGAAAAATCGCCGGAGAGGCAGAGAATGCGCGCGCTACAGTAGTAGTGGGGAAGTGGGGGAGGGAGTGAGCGACGAAGTGATACACCACGCGCACGTATGGAGCGTGATAATTATTGCGTCACTGAAGTCTCCGAAATTTACctctcttatttttcaaaaaatggttcAGTACAGTAAGATTTCAGTGGTCGTATTTTTcataggcaaaaaaaaaaattcatttaccaaaaatataagaaaatgaaattagtacaataagaaaagaaaaacattaagAAAGCCTCGAgcaacaaggaaaaaaaatgcgGATGGAGATGGAGGTTTGGAAAAAATGTTCTTTAAGCACAAGCAATAGTATATTTAGTTTCCAAAACCaatttatttagtttccttttgATATTTTCTCGGTTAGAAAGAATCTTTTTAATAGGAAATTTCTTTTGCAATGTCGTTTATTTTGGCATGTTTCTAGAATTCTCTAGGAATCATTATTAGTTATTagtcatatttttatttgtggtaattatatatattttttgattgacaaATATTGCCTTTTGGTTATTATTTTCTTGCACGGTAAACCTTAGGGCAACGGGGTTGGGTTTGAATGTGTGTTTGTTCTTGTTCGCATCATACGCTCCCCTGCATCAGAAAAATTGCCCAACAAATTACTTATACCAAATCCAAAGATATTCAACTAgataagaaataaataaaacaaagaattatGAATAAATATCTTTTTCAATATCTCAAAATTAAGGGGGCTTAGCTATTTGACAAGTTGTGACAACTTTTGACAATTTTGATTTTGCCACTACTTCCATGTTGCaaaatgtcaaactttgaaAACCTACACCCACTCTAATCTAATCATAGGAATTAGAAACGAATTAATGTTCATAGAAATTTAGGAAGTCACACAACTGGTTGTCCTTATTCCTTGTTTGGTGGGTCAAGAGAAAGTTGTAGCAATATTATACTACTCCTCTATCTGGGGTCTTGTTTAGAAATAACTATATTTCGTAGGAGAATTTTTTAATGCTTCTTAACGTTGAGCGCGGGGAGAattatattcaaaaatttataatagTAACATCCCGCATCGATGATGTGAGGTTTGAAGAACTAAATCACTTTTAATACGCCACAAACTCAAGAAATAGTCTCATACGGAAAAGACATAAATTAAGAGATTATGACAATTTGCGATCAATTAACAAATGTCTAATGATAAATTTGAACTCTTTACTTCTCCTTAAAGAGGGTGCGACCAACTAGGCTAGCTTAATTGGTTTTTctaatggaaaattctaaaatcagcccgaTGGGCTGACGATAGgaggtgtgtgaatgtgtattaaaagatgtaaaaagtgcatagaaatgcttgtttttcttgttttttagtgtgtttatcgtcagcccagtgggctgacaatagcaagaccgttttcTAATTTTCCACATAAATATAAGACATAGCAAAAAAGTCCCATAAAAGCTAACCTTAACAATTACTACGTACGAAATATTGACCCCACAGAAAAAGCAGGTGAAGAGTTAGTACATAACAAATGGGATTTTGGATGATATTGGGATAATCTCTGGGTGAGTAAGAACAATTAgcgaaaatgacggcccatgacgtgttttgataattaatatccgccaatgaCAAGTTAAGAAAATTTGTTAATACTAGAaatatccttggcgggtattaataatcaaaacatgttcttggccgtcattttcccaaacaatTAAGGCGCTTGCTCAAATTCATCGATACTTGTCTGAGCCGTCCATCTGGGTTATTAATGGTCCCATTTTAACCTCGGTTCTCATTGTTGAGATGAAATCCGAAccattgttttttgtttgaacaacaaaaaaatttcattaatcttaaaATTGTTAGAAGACTAATAGAAGCAAAGAAACAACATCATATTCGAAGAACAATCTTCTGtccaatccgagacccaaacctACGATTGACAAGAAACCAATCGAGAACACCCAATAGAGACGAAGCCCACCTGAAAAGGTTGAAGCCTAAACACCCTATGAGAGTCTAAAAACTCAGATCAATacaaaatcaacacataaaaaaAGGCCTAAATGCCCAAATCAGAAAATTTGCACCCATCACCGCAACGGGAGACACACCCAAACCACCACCGGAACCCGGGAAATCAGCCCGTATTGCTGTCCCGAAATGGCAAAGACTCCTCCCCAAAGCAGACCGCCCTGTAGCCGCCTCCGAGACCCGGGGAAAACCCGCCCTGCAGCCGCCTCCAAACCATTGCTTAATTATCGAGATGAACGACGACTCAGATCGTGCACGCACTACAGATTTTTAACCTCTTGATTGGGATTACGTCATTGTCAACGCTCCAagcgaatatatatatatagaacacTACAAATAACTAAGATTCGGTGCCAACGGAATGCTCGTGTATTACAGTGTTAGatctttgaattttattttatcttccCATCAATCAAATATTAAGTGAATCTCTTGTGGGGGATTAAACAATAGGGGTACAGCTAATTAAACAAGTATAAGTAGCCGCCGTACTGGATAATCAACTAATTAAACGTTAGTTAAGATTAAGAAGTATGCTTATGCGGCCTAAAGAACGTGCAAACACGTGAATATCATAGCAGCTAGGTAAAAATAAAGATTTATAATTGGTTTGAAGTCGTTACGGGAAATATTACTAAATAGATTAATTCGGAATCTTctactatatttttttgtttaacttgatttttttcattGCTTGATGATGATAATTAAATGTGgcaattgattttgccactctccaatttgttaatgtcactcccctttttgtttttttattaaggtgaatttactaaaacaccCTTGCTTTTGGAAAGTGAGAAAAAGCTTGTATCATAAAGTGCAATggtgttttagtaaattcaccctaataaaaataaaaaaggaaagtgacattaacaaatagGAGAGTAGCAAAATCATTAGCTTTAAATGTAGAGACATGGAAAACATTTAACTGAGGGAGGGATGGTTTCTATGATTAGAATTGTAATTCCTATTTTGGGTAGAGGAAAATTGAATTGAATCAGTAGTCAGCCTCCACCGCGGCCTACGGATACCCAGTTgatgtaatttattttgtttaaataatTCTATCATATTGTCTTATGAAATAAACTACTACTATGAATAATCACGGTGAAATGGAGCATTTGTCAACGTATCTTCACATATCAAGAACTACGAGATCACCCTATCATTTTGGGGTGACCGAGGGATCGTACCATTCGGGCCTTGATTTGAACACCATGACACAACTTGACCTTCCATGCATTCCCTCTCGACTGTAAATGCAGAGAACCTTTTGTTGGACACTTTAACTTGGACATGAACCTAAGAGCAGCCGAACCTTTTGTTGGACATGAACCTAAGAGCAGCCCTTACAAATTTTGAGTAAAGCTTTCTTTGATAGGAGTTACTTAGACAGATAAAATTAAATCAAAGCACAAATTTAAGCAAAAGTTTTATTAGTGACATATTTCTAAATTATGGAAAGCAAAACAAGCCATTAGAAAATTTGAGTCCCCCTTATTCTGTTACAATTTGGAGCAAAACTGAATTTGGTATAAGTTTGAATCGAGTACTAAAGTGAGTTCAAAAGACTTTACTCAAAATACGTGTAAGATTCCGTTGAAGAGTTTGaacgaatcctgaccatttattacagcaatgaacGGCTAAAGATTGATTATgtattgtgttttacacaaccgttgtgtgtgtagcacttttgataTAACAAATCATGTGGAATATTACCAGTATATTGGGCTTAAGTATTTTGGGTTATATGGTGTGACTTGTGGATAAAAATTAAGATACTGGGCCAAGGATCTGCTTGGGGCATTACAATACAGTTCGGAGTCAACTTATAGTCCTAGGTGTAAATATACCAAGTGAGGCTCCAGCTCCCAAAACTAGTTGCTCACATGTTCTCCCCTTAAGGATGGTTTGCATAGTCCCAACAATTTCCCTTGGTCTCAGTGGTGGCTGAGCGCATCACCCACCACTTATACTAGGGTGGGGCTTTAATAATATTTGTAACGATTGGACCCGACTGACCGCTAATCCCTTTTCGGCTCAAACAGTGGATCTCTTAAAAGATATACCTAAAAAAGTGACATATAGTCCTAGGTGAGTGTTAAACATAACAAGTGAGGCCGTAGCTTTCAACCAATATGAGCTTTTAACCAATATGGAACTAAGTACTCATTTCTCCGAAATCCTGGGTATTACATTTTTGGTATCTTTTGTGTAATCAAACTTGATCTTAGGGATAACAAGGGATTGACTTGGGTGGTCAAGACCAGAGATTGTGGGATTCGCTCTCACGAGAGGTCTATCATCTTTTTTGGAGTTAGTTCATATAGAGCTTTTATTTTGGCTTTAATCGGGGCCCTTGCTACTAGACAGTAAGATTGGTCTATTAAAATTAGTTGCGGTGCGTGTAGATTGGTAAGGACATTTGAGctagagaaaaacttctttacggagcAGTCTGTAAACATAGTTTACAGGGCTCAACCGTGTAcatccaaatgtgttttggacgatccagatttttaaaaaagtttaaatGTTCTTGCAAATAGTTTTTTAATAATCCAGACCATTAATTACCGAAACAGACGGCTGTGATTgtgcggagccgtgaataacttGTTTGCGGTTCCgttgtgaataagtttctctctttgagCTATCTAAAGAGTAGACTTGACCTTACATATGTTACCGATAGTTTTGTGTGGAAGCACCCGAACATGGTTTTGGGCTTGTTTATTTCGGGGTTTTAAAATCCCTGCGCACGATTTTTAATacattttctctatctctctccactaaaaacttctttcaaatctCTGTGctaatttgttttcaaacttCACATTGATGCAT
This region includes:
- the LOC131308440 gene encoding uncharacterized protein LOC131308440, with the translated sequence MEKKQGFFSALKDEVVRGLSPARSRAKSPARSKSPMMWRSSKQRQSHVANVDSSSIGRSGSVGETLTPLMEGPDPDSGGVGDSKRHGLGQWMMGQLSRTPSSMASNFNRRSDLRLLLGVLGAPLAPVHVSANEPLPHLSIKDTPIETSSAQYILQQYTAASGGQKLQNSIQNAYAMGKVKMIASEFETATRVTKNRYGARDAETGGFVLWQMNPDMWYVELAVGGSKVRAGCNGKIVWRHTPWLGAHTAKGPVRPLRRALQGLDPRTTASMFADARCIGEKKINGDDCFILKLSADPQTLKARSEGPAEIIRHVLFGYFSQKTGLLVHMEDSHLTRIQSNGGEAVYWETTINSFLDDYRPVEGIMIAHSGRSVVTLFRFGETASSHSKTRMEEAWTIEEVAFNVPGLSVDCFIPPADLRSGTFGEACELSQGERGKSAIVLTAHRAKVAALEEAHDGNVDNMVWKRDV